From the genome of Sphingobacterium sp. UGAL515B_05:
TATTAACTCAGCAAAAAAATGCGTTGTATCGGCATGCGTATTCAAGGTATGCCGCTGCGGATAGCGCAATGCCAATCTCTTTTTCAGATTGGTAAGTCCCGCCCCCGACTCCGCTACCTCAGCCCGGGGAATTGCCGCCTCAACTGCCGCGGCCCCGGATAGGCTATTGGAAATGCTGAAGCATATGTTAGTAGGACGACGCCTGAGACAGATGACAATCTCGTACTGCCCGCGCACATATTTAAAAGCATTTTCTATTAAAGGCTGAAAAAGCAAAGGAAAGATGCTGATGTCTGCCCAATCCCCGTCAATGTCTGTGCGCACGGTCAATCTTGCTGTCAACCGCTGCTGCTGAAACGCAATATAAGATTTTAAATATGCAAGTTCCTGCTCCATCGATACCTTTTCATCCACCGTATAAATCTGATAACGTAACAGTTCCGAAAGCTGTTCGACACTTTTTTTTGCCAATGTATTGGATTCATCAATTTGAAAATAGACCGTATTAAGCGCATTAAAGAGAAAATGTGGGTGGTACTGACTTTTCAATAACTGCAATTCGGTATTTAGCTTGTCCGCTTTGATCTGTTCCACATAGATGCGATTGTCGGCCATATTTCTGTCGCTGCGCTCGTTCCGCAAAAACATGTAGTAAAGCAGAAACAAGGGAACATAAATCGCATTAACCAAGATGTAATCAATATAACCATCCCCCATATAGATCCAGCCCAGGCGTTCGGACACGAAGACCGTTGGATTCAATATCCCCATGATTTGTACAACAGCAACGATATACTCTACTGCGACATTTGGTTTGATGGTGGGCTTTGCAGCAAAGATCCTCGCCAGTCTCCGACGCCAAAGCAGTGTTATGACGTAACAAAAAACCACAGAGATAAGCAGTCCAACCGAATGGATCCTAATTCCGCCAGACCAAAATTCATCTTTCTTGGTTATATCTGTCACGACACGAAGAATGTTGAAAGAAGCGATTCCCCAGAGTGCCGGACCTAGATAGTGTATGGGGTTTCCGCTTAATTTTGCTATGTTCGCTCTCATGATATCAGTAATTAATCCGGCTATTTTCTTCCAATCGGTCATTGGCACGATCGCTTTTTAGGTTACCTTTCATTCCGCGATGTAATCGGTAGGAAAGGTTGATCCCAATAGCTCTACTATCGTACAACTCCCTGTACTTCCCTTCCATAGCATCACTGCTAAAAATTATTTTAGGCCTGTTGGTCCTGAAAAGGTCATTGGCATAAATATACAAAGTTAATTTATCTTGCAAGATGGTTTTGCGTACGGCAGTATTCATAGACCAGAGGGAAGCCATGGTAGCCTGCCCCTCGGCAGTAGCCCCATTCCAGAAGCCATTGAGCTCGAGACTGAGTTTAAAAGGCAGACTTACCGTATTTTGTACCTGCAAAGAAGGTACCAGCCGCCTGTTGCGATGCACATCAGTTGCCGTCCGCCATTCAAAAGAGGTATAGTTTAGGTTCCCGTTCAGCTGTATGTTCCACTTTTTCAGGGGGGAAATAGTCGCTGCATTAAACCGCACCCCTACATTGGATGCGTGCTCCAGATTCATCGGCATAACGACAGTCCGCCTTTGCTCGTCCAGGTTGTAGCTCTTGCTGATCGCATTTTGGCGCAGGTTATAGCGCAGCTGCAACGAATAGCTGTTTTTGAACAACCAGGTCAGTTCCATCGTATGGACAAACTCGGGCTTCAATGCTGCGTTTCCCTTCTCGTACAAATAGGGGTCGTTGACCTCCACAAAAGGACTCAGGTCTTTGAAATTGGGACGATTGACCCGCCTGTGGTAATTGAGAGAAAGCTTTTGTTCAGCATCCATTGCATAGGTCGCGGTCAGGTTCGGAAACAAATTTTTATAGGATCTCAGCATGGTAAAATCTGTATCCTTATCATGGACGGTCCTGCTCTTAAATGCAGCAGCCTCAAATCGTAGTCCCACATCGATTTGGAAGAGGTCTGAAGGGCTAAACCGCGTCTGCATAAATAGCGCTTTCAGCTGCTCCGCATGACCGAATGTATTGGTCAGGTCGGCGCGCTCCTGCCAGCTGTTGTCATGAGTTTGCTGATAAAATGAATTGGTGCGCATATTAACCTGCGTCAATTTTCCACCAAAAGAGGCCGTCATATTTGGACGGATGTCGAGCATATATTTCGATTGCACGGTCGTAATAGTAACCTTTCCTCCCGTCTCACCGCGGAGTTTTTGCTGCAAGGCCGTTACTGAACCATCAGCACCAAATTTGTCCAGCAGTTGATCTTGGGTTTCGGATTGGTTAAACTGTTGCCGATCAAGATAATTTTCCCATTTGGAGCCAGCGCCAAACAGAACCGTCAAATGAGCTCCGGTACTAAAGTTCCTAAAGGTATGCCCCAACACATTTCCTGTTGCTATGCTGGAGTCCACCTGTGAAGAGCCGTTCAAGAAATTAGAATGCACAGCTTCCTGTTTGGTCCGCTCATGATTGTTGATTAATACATAAGTCCCCATTTTCACGTGATCATTTGGTGCATAATCGAGCGTGCCGTTGTAATAATGATTGCGATAATTTCGCTTTCTAACGGCGTCCATATCCAATCGCAATGCATTGCCCCCCCTATCCCCCTCCTTGCTGATATACCTGGTCGAATTAACATCAATTAATTCCGTCCCTTCTCCATAAGAATAGGTATGCGACATTGCCAACTTAGCGGTATTGGCGGCTACGGCGATATTTTGGAAGGTTCTGCTGTACTTTCCTTGTTCGGCATTGGTCGATAAAGAAACACTGAGGCCCGGGGTGGTCCTGTTGATCCGTTTCAGATTGATAAAGCGGGCATCACCATTGGCATCCATTGTAGCATCTGGTTGCGTAATAAGTTCGACAACATCGAGCGATGCGGCTGGCATGGAGGCCAAAAAATTGATCAGATTTTCGCCATCCATAAAATTTGTTTTGCCGTCGACCAGCAGTTGAATGCCCGCTTGCCCGTTTAAACTGATCTTACCATTTGCTAAAATGCTCACACCAGGCATTCTGCGCAGCAGCTCCAGGGCGCTACCCGAAGAACCGGCGCTGCCTTTAGCGACCTGATAAGTCAGCCTGCCGGGAGCAATTTTAAGGGGATTTAAACGTCCAGACACGTGTACCTCATTCAAGCGTATCGGTTTAATGGTGGTGGTATCCTGCAACGAACAGCCTGTCTCCCCATAAGCGGTACGGCAAGCAAACAGCATTGTGGCCAACTGTAGATAGATTAATTTTCCGATCATTATTCGTATTCTTTAATTTGATACGAATGTATGGGCCTAACAGCGGTTGCCTAAATAATTTATTCGAACGGTATGATTTTCGGGATGAATGGCCACAGCTAAGCGCAGATGCCCAGAGGCATCGATACAATAGCAACAATAAGAAAAACAAAAAGCCACATCTCCCGACGTGGCTTAAACTAAACATAAACATATGAACCACCACCTCATCTTGTGGTTTTAACATACTCTTATTTGATATTCACATTAAATGTGAACGTCGCCTGCACAGTTTTCGTTCCTTCGTACGTATACAGCAGTGCCTGCTTGATGGTGTATTTCTTTCCAGTGGCCAAAGCCCCCGGATATTGACCGATGGAGAACGTTATCGTACTGGCGTTAAATTCTGAAAACAGGCCCGCACTGGCGCCCCAATTGGTAACAGCCCCAGCTGTAGTAAACCAATGCCCATAACCTGTGGCCGTATTGTTGGGATTTAAACTTCCATTCGGCTCCACGGCATAGAACTTAATTTTTCCGCTGCTCATCAAAGTCGCAAGGTCTGCCGAAGATATGGCCAAAGCCTCCCCTAGCTGAGCGGCATTGACGCTTACCTGCGCACCCGAATACCCTGTGGCATCTGCCGGGAAGCTCAGGTCATAATTCAATGCGATATCTTTGGGCTGACTGCTCACCTCATTGTATCCTGTAGCCGTTGTACCCTGAATTTTGATTTCGTAAGGCCATTGCTCATCATTGCTGTCGTCATCATCCCAGGCATGTGGCTGGTAAACAGATGGGGCGCCTGTGACAACAAACCAGAGGTTGCTGCAATTGGCCGGAACAGTAAACGCTACCGTATTCTCCGAGCCCTCCGCCCTGTCACCATATACCCGCGTGCCATCTTTCAACAAAGCCACATAGCCATAGCGCCATCCGGCACGGCTGGCATCCACCGGATTGAATCCGGCAGCATTTGGTAAGCCTTTAAAAGCCACCGAAACCTTGGTTCCAGCAGCCGGCAGGTCCAGCGGAATCACATTGTAACCTGTAGTACCCGGACAACGATCATAGGCAACGCGAAGACTACCGTTGGATTGCCGCGTAAATTTGGTCGTCAGCTTACCGATATAATTCTTTCCATAATCCCTGATGCTGTTCAGGTCCCAGGTCACAAAGTGGGTCGCCGCATCATAGATCTCATTGTTGAACTGTTTCACATCGATACCCGTTATACGCATATAGGCCTGCACCGGATCTTCGGGTTTTAACGCTTCGCGCCAGATGCGGCCAATCATATCGATCCCATGTTTACTTGTCCAATACCAATGGATGAAATAGCTGGCATAACGATATTTCTCGTGATGAATATGGCGATGATAATTTTCGGTATAGACGGGAAAATCGGAGCCCGAAAATGCCTGTGCGGGATAGGTTTGGTAGGCCTGCCATTGCGCGGTCTGCTCCCAGAACCCGTTGCCGCTCGTTCCGCCGTAGCCGTAACGAAATCCATGTCCACCTTTCAGATCAGCAAATACCTGATATTGAAAACTATGCCCGATCTCGTGGGCAATCACTGCACCCACCGGCTTACAGGTGGCCGGATTAACCCACAATGCCCCGATCGTATCGTCGTAACCACCACCATACGCCATCCATTCTGTCGTATAATGAACA
Proteins encoded in this window:
- a CDS encoding outer membrane beta-barrel family protein, with product MIGKLIYLQLATMLFACRTAYGETGCSLQDTTTIKPIRLNEVHVSGRLNPLKIAPGRLTYQVAKGSAGSSGSALELLRRMPGVSILANGKISLNGQAGIQLLVDGKTNFMDGENLINFLASMPAASLDVVELITQPDATMDANGDARFINLKRINRTTPGLSVSLSTNAEQGKYSRTFQNIAVAANTAKLAMSHTYSYGEGTELIDVNSTRYISKEGDRGGNALRLDMDAVRKRNYRNHYYNGTLDYAPNDHVKMGTYVLINNHERTKQEAVHSNFLNGSSQVDSSIATGNVLGHTFRNFSTGAHLTVLFGAGSKWENYLDRQQFNQSETQDQLLDKFGADGSVTALQQKLRGETGGKVTITTVQSKYMLDIRPNMTASFGGKLTQVNMRTNSFYQQTHDNSWQERADLTNTFGHAEQLKALFMQTRFSPSDLFQIDVGLRFEAAAFKSRTVHDKDTDFTMLRSYKNLFPNLTATYAMDAEQKLSLNYHRRVNRPNFKDLSPFVEVNDPYLYEKGNAALKPEFVHTMELTWLFKNSYSLQLRYNLRQNAISKSYNLDEQRRTVVMPMNLEHASNVGVRFNAATISPLKKWNIQLNGNLNYTSFEWRTATDVHRNRRLVPSLQVQNTVSLPFKLSLELNGFWNGATAEGQATMASLWSMNTAVRKTILQDKLTLYIYANDLFRTNRPKIIFSSDAMEGKYRELYDSRAIGINLSYRLHRGMKGNLKSDRANDRLEENSRINY
- a CDS encoding sensor histidine kinase; this encodes MRANIAKLSGNPIHYLGPALWGIASFNILRVVTDITKKDEFWSGGIRIHSVGLLISVVFCYVITLLWRRRLARIFAAKPTIKPNVAVEYIVAVVQIMGILNPTVFVSERLGWIYMGDGYIDYILVNAIYVPLFLLYYMFLRNERSDRNMADNRIYVEQIKADKLNTELQLLKSQYHPHFLFNALNTVYFQIDESNTLAKKSVEQLSELLRYQIYTVDEKVSMEQELAYLKSYIAFQQQRLTARLTVRTDIDGDWADISIFPLLFQPLIENAFKYVRGQYEIVICLRRRPTNICFSISNSLSGAAAVEAAIPRAEVAESGAGLTNLKKRLALRYPQRHTLNTHADTTHFFAELILDL
- a CDS encoding DUF4859 domain-containing protein, which codes for MMKSIVLHKVLLTLFSALVFLSQGCSKKVELPIEEEVTTPPVTVGTDSLKIYKPKEFEGMDYNDKGSKWSYSRSRQSEHFIVFWGASYGKNDPNSDAVPEEYRVDIDDLLAKAEQFYALNVGTLKFAERKVNRSNLDKYKMMIFVHYTTEWMAYGGGYDDTIGALWVNPATCKPVGAVIAHEIGHSFQYQVFADLKGGHGFRYGYGGTSGNGFWEQTAQWQAYQTYPAQAFSGSDFPVYTENYHRHIHHEKYRYASYFIHWYWTSKHGIDMIGRIWREALKPEDPVQAYMRITGIDVKQFNNEIYDAATHFVTWDLNSIRDYGKNYIGKLTTKFTRQSNGSLRVAYDRCPGTTGYNVIPLDLPAAGTKVSVAFKGLPNAAGFNPVDASRAGWRYGYVALLKDGTRVYGDRAEGSENTVAFTVPANCSNLWFVVTGAPSVYQPHAWDDDDSNDEQWPYEIKIQGTTATGYNEVSSQPKDIALNYDLSFPADATGYSGAQVSVNAAQLGEALAISSADLATLMSSGKIKFYAVEPNGSLNPNNTATGYGHWFTTAGAVTNWGASAGLFSEFNASTITFSIGQYPGALATGKKYTIKQALLYTYEGTKTVQATFTFNVNIK